One Halosegnis longus DNA window includes the following coding sequences:
- a CDS encoding phosphoenolpyruvate carboxykinase (ATP), protein MSERGATSDSLDTTLPAPDSTDRIHHNPSAATLRSLSAHLETETEFGAPSYVSEQRSRQSEFTRNDTDSDFDAEDYTHVETALDGVRESDREFVCLDLQVGRHPDHTYDARYFVPAEQARIALSLTRLFERSEFDEPDFCTVQLPDHDTLAIRTLVDEGITTVLGSDYTGEAKKSFLRLFMQRTKAAGGLGLHAGSKRVTLEDDGDTREVGQLFLGLSATGKSTLTAHGLGLSGAESATMLQDDVCALLPDGTVAGSEGNGLYVKTIGLDREEQPAVYDAVTDESAVLENVDVSEDGTVDFDSDRYTTNGRAAILRDRLASAGEDIDLEEVNQVFFITRNPAMPPVTKLDSASAAAAFMLGESIQTSAGDPDAAGEAIRVVGTNPFIVGSEGKEGNRFRDLIESLDVECYLLNTGRVGERDIGVTESVTILRELARGSVSWREDGDTGLSVPADLDGVDIEQFDVTANLADASARLAELREERRAYLAAFEDLDDAIVDAVY, encoded by the coding sequence ATGTCAGAACGTGGAGCGACGTCCGACTCGCTCGATACCACTCTCCCTGCGCCCGACTCGACGGACCGCATCCACCACAACCCCAGCGCGGCGACCCTCCGTTCGCTGTCCGCCCACCTGGAGACGGAGACAGAGTTCGGCGCGCCCTCCTACGTGAGCGAGCAGCGCTCGCGCCAGTCGGAGTTCACCCGCAACGACACGGACAGCGACTTCGACGCCGAGGATTACACTCACGTCGAGACGGCCCTCGACGGCGTCCGCGAGAGCGACCGCGAGTTCGTCTGTCTCGACCTGCAGGTGGGTCGCCACCCCGACCACACCTACGACGCACGCTACTTCGTCCCCGCCGAGCAGGCGCGTATTGCCCTCTCGCTCACCCGCCTGTTCGAGCGGAGCGAGTTCGACGAGCCGGATTTCTGCACCGTCCAGCTCCCCGACCACGACACGCTCGCCATCCGCACGCTCGTCGACGAGGGTATCACGACCGTCCTCGGCAGCGACTACACCGGCGAGGCCAAGAAGTCCTTCCTCCGGCTGTTCATGCAGCGGACGAAGGCCGCGGGCGGACTCGGACTCCACGCCGGCAGCAAGCGCGTCACCCTCGAAGACGACGGCGACACCCGCGAGGTCGGCCAGCTGTTCTTGGGGCTGTCCGCGACGGGCAAATCGACGCTGACCGCCCACGGACTCGGCCTCTCGGGCGCGGAGTCCGCGACCATGCTACAGGACGACGTGTGTGCGCTCCTCCCGGACGGCACCGTCGCCGGCAGCGAGGGGAACGGGCTGTACGTGAAGACCATCGGACTCGACCGCGAGGAACAGCCCGCCGTCTACGACGCCGTCACCGACGAGTCCGCGGTGTTGGAAAACGTCGACGTGAGCGAGGACGGCACCGTCGACTTCGACAGCGACCGATACACCACGAACGGGCGGGCCGCCATCCTCCGCGACCGACTCGCCTCCGCGGGCGAGGATATCGACCTCGAAGAGGTGAATCAGGTCTTCTTCATCACGCGCAATCCCGCGATGCCGCCGGTGACGAAGCTGGATTCGGCGTCGGCGGCCGCCGCGTTCATGCTCGGCGAGTCGATTCAGACCTCGGCGGGCGACCCGGACGCGGCGGGCGAGGCGATTCGCGTCGTCGGCACGAACCCGTTCATCGTCGGCTCCGAAGGGAAGGAGGGGAACCGCTTTCGCGACCTCATCGAATCGCTCGACGTGGAGTGTTATCTGCTCAACACCGGCCGCGTCGGCGAGCGCGACATCGGCGTCACGGAGTCGGTGACGATTCTGCGCGAACTCGCCCGCGGGTCGGTGTCGTGGCGCGAGGACGGCGACACCGGCCTGTCGGTGCCCGCCGACCTCGACGGCGTCGATATCGAGCAGTTCGACGTGACCGCGAACCTGGCGGACGCGTCCGCGCGACTGGCCGAGCTGCGCGAGGAGCGGCGCGCGTATCTGGCCGCGTTCGAGGACCTCGACGACGCCATCGTCGACGCCGTTTACTGA
- a CDS encoding ion transporter has translation MTAPSGSDSRREQVEFYLLDHETPAGKAVDIGLLVLNLLFVLVLVVDTYPLAPGTETALLRFEMLVSVVLAGEYVLRIYSASNRVAELLNPYTIVDGVSILPALAVLLVPNLGVGALEVGLLRALRVARVLRLYRFTDDEVFFFGRIEEETLRGLRLLLTVLTIFFISAGLFYTVEQGPNPGVETFGDAFYYVVVTLTTVGFGDITPVTPAGRWVTVASILAGVLVVPWQAGRIVREWTASDKEDVTCPQCGLSYHDPDASHCKACGHVIYQEFDSR, from the coding sequence ATGACCGCCCCGAGTGGCTCCGACTCTCGCCGCGAACAGGTCGAGTTCTACCTGCTCGACCACGAGACGCCGGCGGGGAAAGCCGTCGATATCGGGCTGCTCGTGTTGAATCTGCTGTTCGTACTCGTGCTCGTCGTCGACACGTATCCGTTGGCTCCGGGCACCGAGACGGCGCTGTTGCGGTTTGAGATGCTCGTGAGCGTCGTGCTCGCGGGCGAGTACGTGCTCCGCATCTACAGCGCTTCGAACCGCGTCGCGGAGCTGTTGAACCCCTACACGATTGTCGACGGGGTGTCGATTCTGCCGGCGCTCGCGGTGTTGCTCGTGCCGAATCTCGGCGTCGGCGCGCTCGAAGTCGGGCTGTTGCGCGCGCTGCGTGTCGCCCGCGTCCTCCGATTGTACCGGTTCACCGACGACGAGGTGTTCTTCTTCGGTCGCATCGAGGAGGAGACGCTCCGTGGACTGCGGCTGCTGCTCACCGTCTTGACCATCTTCTTCATCTCCGCCGGACTGTTCTATACGGTCGAGCAGGGGCCGAATCCCGGCGTCGAGACGTTCGGAGACGCCTTCTACTACGTCGTCGTCACGCTGACGACGGTCGGCTTCGGCGACATCACGCCCGTCACGCCGGCGGGTCGGTGGGTGACGGTCGCGAGCATCCTGGCCGGCGTGCTCGTCGTCCCGTGGCAGGCCGGCCGTATCGTCCGGGAGTGGACGGCGAGTGACAAGGAGGACGTGACCTGCCCGCAGTGTGGGCTCTCGTATCACGACCCCGACGCCTCCCACTGCAAGGCGTGTGGCCACGTCATCTACCAGGAGTTCGACTCCCGGTAG
- the hpt gene encoding hypoxanthine/guanine phosphoribosyltransferase translates to MERLRDSLHDAPIIDKDGYEYLVHPISNGVPVLDPALLREVVVGMVRRADLEVDKIVAPEAMGIHIATALSLQTDVPLVVIRKREYGLAGEVALHQQTGYSSSEMFINDVEPGDRVLIVDDLLSTGGTLAAICGALDDIGADIADIVVALRKVGDNALDETDYDVKSLLDITVADGEVTIHD, encoded by the coding sequence ATGGAGCGACTCCGCGACTCACTGCACGACGCGCCCATCATCGACAAGGACGGCTACGAGTATCTCGTCCATCCCATCTCGAACGGAGTGCCCGTGCTCGACCCCGCACTCCTGCGCGAGGTCGTCGTCGGCATGGTCCGGCGGGCGGACTTGGAGGTGGACAAAATCGTCGCCCCTGAGGCGATGGGTATCCACATCGCCACGGCCCTCTCGCTCCAGACGGACGTGCCGCTCGTCGTCATCCGGAAACGCGAGTACGGGCTGGCGGGTGAGGTCGCGCTCCACCAACAGACCGGCTACTCCTCCTCGGAGATGTTCATCAACGACGTGGAGCCGGGCGACCGCGTCCTCATCGTGGACGACCTGCTCTCGACGGGCGGGACGCTCGCAGCCATCTGTGGTGCGCTCGACGACATCGGGGCCGACATCGCCGATATCGTCGTCGCACTCCGCAAGGTCGGCGACAACGCCTTAGACGAGACGGACTACGACGTGAAATCGCTCCTCGACATCACGGTCGCTGACGGCGAGGTCACCATCCACGACTGA
- a CDS encoding uracil-xanthine permease family protein, whose translation MSESEMDIEYGIDEQPPPLKAVLLGLQHLAVMIVPATAVAYVVGGAVGLSASDLTYTVQMVLLFSGIATVVQSYGAGVVGARLPVVMGSSFTFVGAAIAIGNNYGLATVFGSILVTGVLVEWLIGWQFKRIEEYFPPLVTGLVVLIIGLYLVPIGFEYAAGGAPVDGPQFGALYNLGLAALVLVVAVVLNLATDGLTRILSTLAAIVVGYVAAIALTLGSGLALVSFEAVGQAAWLALPQPGRFGVPEFRPVPIATFAFLFLVSAMETVGDMSGVTSAEGRNPTDEEFRGGLFTDGLFSSVGAAFGAYPITSFSQNVGIVNFTGVLSRYVVTVTGVLLAVLGLSPKVGAVVTTIPSAVFGGAVLLMAGMVAASGARLITIHCEMNRRNMTVMGVSLGLGLGVATAPSAAFAQLPQWASTFFSQAVIMTGLSALLLNTFAPGTQSPLFGGEPETEPPLEEPVGSDD comes from the coding sequence ATGTCAGAATCGGAGATGGACATCGAGTACGGCATCGACGAGCAGCCGCCGCCGCTGAAGGCGGTGTTGCTTGGTCTCCAGCATCTCGCGGTGATGATTGTGCCCGCGACGGCGGTCGCGTACGTCGTCGGTGGCGCGGTCGGCCTCTCCGCGAGCGACCTCACCTACACGGTGCAGATGGTGTTGCTCTTTTCCGGGATTGCGACGGTCGTCCAGTCGTACGGGGCCGGCGTCGTCGGCGCGCGACTCCCCGTCGTGATGGGGTCGAGTTTCACCTTCGTCGGTGCGGCAATCGCCATCGGGAACAACTACGGGCTGGCGACTGTGTTCGGCTCGATTCTCGTCACCGGCGTGCTCGTCGAGTGGCTCATCGGCTGGCAGTTCAAGCGCATCGAGGAGTACTTCCCGCCGCTGGTCACCGGGCTGGTCGTGCTCATCATCGGGCTGTACCTCGTTCCCATCGGCTTCGAGTACGCCGCCGGCGGCGCACCCGTCGACGGGCCGCAGTTCGGTGCCTTGTACAATCTCGGACTCGCCGCGCTCGTGCTCGTGGTCGCGGTCGTCCTGAACCTCGCGACCGACGGGCTGACGCGGATTTTGAGCACGCTCGCGGCTATCGTCGTCGGCTACGTCGCCGCCATCGCGCTCACCCTCGGCTCCGGGCTTGCGTTGGTGAGTTTCGAGGCCGTCGGCCAGGCCGCGTGGCTCGCGCTCCCACAGCCGGGCCGGTTCGGCGTCCCCGAGTTCCGCCCCGTCCCGATTGCGACCTTCGCATTCTTATTTCTCGTCTCCGCGATGGAGACGGTCGGTGACATGTCCGGCGTGACCAGCGCCGAGGGGCGCAATCCGACCGACGAGGAGTTCCGCGGCGGGCTGTTCACCGACGGGCTGTTCTCGTCGGTGGGTGCGGCGTTCGGTGCCTACCCCATCACCTCCTTCTCCCAGAACGTCGGCATCGTGAACTTCACCGGCGTGTTGAGCCGGTACGTCGTCACCGTCACCGGCGTCCTGCTCGCCGTCCTGGGGCTCTCGCCGAAGGTCGGCGCGGTCGTGACGACGATTCCGAGCGCCGTCTTCGGCGGCGCAGTCCTGCTGATGGCCGGGATGGTCGCCGCCAGCGGCGCGCGGCTCATCACCATCCACTGTGAGATGAACCGCCGGAACATGACCGTCATGGGCGTCTCGCTCGGGCTGGGACTGGGCGTCGCGACGGCCCCGAGCGCGGCCTTCGCACAGCTCCCGCAGTGGGCGAGCACGTTCTTCAGTCAGGCAGTCATCATGACGGGGCTGTCGGCGCTCCTGCTGAACACGTTCGCACCCGGCACGCAGAGCCCGCTGTTCGGCGGCGAGCCGGAGACCGAACCGCCGCTCGAAGAGCCGGTCGGAAGCGACGACTGA
- a CDS encoding aminotransferase class IV, with protein MEYHVDGDLVAREDATVSVDDRGFRYGDAAFETCRAYGGEVFAWDEHRDRLDATCETLGMAEAVPDDLTERVDETLAANDLDDAYVRVSVTRGVQSGKLTPKPATDPTVVVVVKPLPRGGLEGDRVWDDPATVQTVTTRRVPSNAVPADAKTHNYLNGIMARLELRRAATEDHQPDEALMRDQSGRVQEGTTSNLFFVRDGVLKTPERGELLPGITREHVLDIARGESFPVETGEYDLDDVREADEAFLTNSTWELRPIESVDGITIGTGPITTLCQRLYDERVDARCY; from the coding sequence ATGGAGTATCACGTCGACGGCGACCTCGTCGCTCGCGAGGACGCCACCGTCAGCGTCGACGACCGGGGGTTCCGCTACGGCGACGCCGCCTTCGAGACCTGCCGCGCCTACGGCGGCGAGGTGTTCGCGTGGGACGAACACCGGGACCGACTCGACGCCACCTGCGAGACGCTCGGGATGGCCGAGGCCGTCCCCGACGACCTGACCGAGCGCGTAGACGAGACGCTCGCGGCGAACGACCTCGACGACGCCTACGTCCGGGTGTCGGTGACCCGCGGCGTCCAGTCGGGGAAGCTCACGCCCAAGCCGGCGACCGACCCGACCGTCGTGGTCGTCGTCAAGCCGCTCCCGCGTGGCGGACTGGAGGGCGACCGCGTCTGGGACGACCCGGCGACGGTCCAGACGGTGACGACCCGGCGGGTCCCCTCGAACGCCGTTCCGGCCGACGCGAAGACCCACAACTATCTCAACGGCATCATGGCGCGACTCGAACTCAGACGCGCGGCGACCGAGGACCACCAGCCCGACGAGGCCCTCATGCGCGACCAGTCCGGCCGCGTGCAGGAGGGGACGACGAGCAACCTCTTTTTTGTGCGCGACGGCGTGTTGAAAACGCCAGAGCGCGGGGAACTGCTTCCCGGAATCACCCGCGAGCACGTCCTCGATATCGCCCGCGGCGAGTCGTTTCCCGTCGAGACCGGCGAGTACGACCTCGACGACGTGCGCGAGGCCGACGAGGCCTTCCTGACGAACTCGACGTGGGAACTTCGGCCAATCGAATCCGTCGACGGTATCACGATCGGCACCGGGCCGATAACGACGCTGTGTCAGCGGCTCTACGACGAGCGGGTCGACGCGCGCTGTTACTGA
- a CDS encoding DUF5817 domain-containing protein — translation MFSVVGCSNCDELWVVEGRPDTTRCRRCGTRRQFSKLKKFAETDTAEAAKNVRSVMKQRQAGDDSDLDDFVTMGEEAADAGIDDADYLDAVGVDSAAVAEAGTVESGRSLSKREAVETALDELDRPTTDAIAEFAAEHGASRDYVERALDKLERAGEITASGGEYRRL, via the coding sequence ATGTTCTCGGTCGTCGGCTGCTCGAACTGCGACGAACTGTGGGTCGTGGAGGGGCGACCCGACACCACCCGGTGTCGCCGGTGTGGCACCCGCCGGCAGTTCTCGAAGCTGAAGAAGTTCGCCGAGACCGACACCGCCGAGGCCGCCAAGAACGTCCGCTCGGTGATGAAACAGCGGCAGGCCGGCGACGACTCCGACCTCGACGACTTCGTGACGATGGGCGAGGAGGCCGCCGACGCCGGGATCGACGACGCCGACTACCTCGACGCGGTCGGGGTCGACAGCGCGGCCGTCGCCGAGGCCGGCACGGTCGAGTCTGGTCGCTCGCTGTCGAAGCGCGAGGCCGTCGAGACGGCGCTCGATGAGTTGGACCGGCCGACGACGGACGCGATCGCCGAGTTCGCGGCCGAACACGGCGCGAGCCGCGACTACGTCGAGCGCGCGCTCGACAAGCTGGAGCGCGCCGGCGAGATAACGGCGTCGGGGGGTGAGTACCGCAGGCTGTGA
- a CDS encoding PIN domain-containing protein: protein MIVDTQYLGALADQDAAAREKAGELSGAAVPIRVPTAVVWEAYTGLGNIAAESDATALRSLYERLLQSHSSLEMTPDIAKRAGELNGTHMNSDTRSQLDGADSVVAAHGLSLGEPVISNDSDFQDVEGLDVVTY from the coding sequence GTGATTGTCGACACGCAGTATCTCGGCGCGTTGGCCGACCAGGACGCCGCCGCACGAGAGAAGGCGGGGGAACTCAGCGGCGCCGCCGTCCCGATTCGTGTGCCGACGGCCGTCGTCTGGGAGGCGTACACCGGGCTTGGAAACATCGCCGCTGAATCAGATGCTACCGCGCTCCGCAGCCTCTACGAGCGTCTGTTACAGTCACACTCGTCGCTGGAGATGACACCGGATATCGCCAAGCGTGCGGGAGAGCTGAACGGAACACACATGAACTCGGACACGCGCTCACAGCTTGACGGCGCAGACTCCGTCGTCGCGGCTCACGGTCTCTCCCTCGGTGAGCCGGTCATCTCCAACGATAGCGATTTTCAGGACGTAGAGGGGCTCGACGTCGTGACCTACTGA
- the hmgA gene encoding hydroxymethylglutaryl-CoA reductase (NADPH), which yields MTETPDPETLAQRVQDGDLRLHELDDEVDAVTAAAARRRLLADETGADLTTVADYAFDAEQATETAVENLIGGAQVPMGMVGPIQINDGDDDGAVSGEKYLPLATTEGALLASVNRGCAAMRTDGGATARVLQNAMTRAPVFRVADVGEAAEVAAWVRENFDALAETAESTTSHGELTSATPHVVGDSVFVRFAYDTKDAMGMNMATIATQEAAEHIEAETPAELVALSGNLCSDKKPAAVNAVNGRGRTVSADVTLSRETVADVLKTTPEAIAEANTRKNLVGSAKAGSLGFNAHAANTIAAAFLATGQDIAQVVEGSNAITTVDVRDGGDTLYASLSIASLEVGTVGGGTKLPTQAESLDVVGVRGGGDPAGSNADALAEVITTAALGGELSLLGALASSHLASAHEELGR from the coding sequence ATGACCGAGACACCCGACCCCGAGACCCTCGCCCAGCGCGTGCAGGACGGCGACCTCCGGCTGCACGAACTCGACGACGAAGTCGACGCCGTCACCGCCGCCGCGGCCCGCCGCCGACTGCTGGCCGACGAGACGGGAGCCGACCTGACGACCGTCGCCGACTACGCCTTCGACGCCGAGCAGGCGACCGAGACCGCCGTCGAGAACCTCATCGGCGGCGCACAGGTCCCGATGGGGATGGTCGGTCCCATCCAAATCAACGACGGCGACGACGACGGCGCGGTGTCGGGCGAGAAGTATCTCCCGCTCGCGACGACCGAGGGGGCGCTGCTCGCCTCCGTCAACCGCGGCTGTGCGGCGATGCGGACGGACGGCGGCGCGACGGCCCGCGTCCTCCAGAACGCGATGACGCGCGCGCCGGTGTTCCGCGTCGCCGACGTGGGCGAGGCCGCCGAGGTCGCCGCGTGGGTGCGCGAGAACTTCGACGCGCTGGCCGAGACGGCCGAATCGACCACGAGCCACGGCGAACTCACGAGCGCGACCCCGCACGTCGTCGGCGACAGCGTCTTCGTCCGGTTCGCCTACGACACGAAGGACGCGATGGGGATGAACATGGCCACCATCGCCACTCAGGAGGCCGCAGAACACATCGAGGCCGAGACGCCCGCCGAGCTCGTCGCCCTCTCGGGCAATCTCTGTTCGGACAAGAAGCCCGCCGCCGTCAACGCCGTCAACGGGCGCGGGCGCACCGTCAGCGCCGACGTGACCCTCTCGCGCGAGACCGTCGCCGACGTGTTGAAGACGACGCCGGAAGCCATCGCCGAGGCGAACACGCGCAAGAACCTCGTCGGCTCGGCGAAGGCCGGCTCGCTCGGCTTCAACGCCCACGCCGCAAACACCATCGCCGCCGCCTTCCTCGCCACCGGGCAAGACATCGCGCAGGTGGTCGAGGGGAGCAACGCCATCACGACCGTCGACGTGCGCGATGGCGGCGACACGCTGTACGCCTCCCTCTCGATCGCCTCCCTCGAAGTTGGTACCGTCGGCGGCGGGACGAAGCTCCCGACACAGGCCGAATCCCTCGACGTGGTCGGGGTGCGGGGCGGCGGCGACCCCGCCGGCTCCAACGCCGACGCGCTCGCGGAAGTGATTACGACCGCCGCGCTCGGCGGTGAACTCTCATTGCTCGGCGCGCTCGCCTCCTCACATCTCGCCAGCGCCCACGAGGAGTTGGGGCGGTAA
- a CDS encoding amidohydrolase, translated as MTAPADTILTDAEVHTLGDPDETYGAIAIRDGRVVRLADSYEIEFLEGAETEVIDCDGKVVLPGFVDAHTHLEMVGRHLVHADLRDVSSPEAAVDRLHERASETDGPVLGYGYDESTWDESRYLTTADLNPVTDDRPVVAFREDMHTASVNGAALTEYRSAMPDEDVQTEGGEPTGVLVEEAVGALFSAFDPGVEGTEDLLRAAQEHANALGVTGIHDMCRRSHKPRVFRDLDARDELTLRVRLNYWENHTDAVVETGLRSGYGSPMVQTGAIKTFTDGSFGGRTAKLREPYSDDESTDGQWVVDPEELEGMVAAAVEADLQFTAHAIGDAAVAETLDVLAAHDSDRLRHRIEHAELLTDDLVERFAETGVVASVQPNFLKWARDGGLYESRLGDRRSEVMPFRELLDAGVPLAFGSDCMPLDPLFGIEQAVTAPEPSQRLTVTEALRAYTYGGAYAAGREAELGTLDVGKRADIVVLDESPWEAAGDAVADIGVTRTLVDGDTVYEA; from the coding sequence ATGACAGCGCCAGCCGACACCATCCTCACCGACGCCGAGGTACACACGCTCGGCGACCCCGACGAGACGTACGGTGCGATCGCGATTCGCGACGGCCGCGTCGTCCGGCTCGCCGACAGCTACGAAATCGAGTTCCTCGAAGGCGCGGAGACGGAGGTCATCGACTGTGATGGGAAGGTGGTCCTTCCCGGCTTCGTCGACGCCCACACCCACCTGGAGATGGTCGGTCGCCACCTCGTCCACGCCGACCTCCGGGACGTGTCCTCGCCCGAGGCGGCCGTCGACCGACTCCACGAGCGCGCGAGCGAGACGGACGGCCCGGTCCTCGGTTACGGCTACGACGAGTCGACGTGGGACGAGAGCCGGTATCTCACGACCGCCGACCTGAATCCCGTGACCGACGACCGGCCGGTCGTCGCCTTCCGCGAGGATATGCACACGGCGTCGGTCAACGGCGCCGCGCTCACCGAGTACCGGTCGGCGATGCCCGACGAGGACGTACAGACCGAAGGCGGCGAGCCGACCGGCGTGCTCGTCGAGGAGGCGGTCGGGGCGCTCTTCTCGGCGTTCGACCCCGGCGTCGAGGGCACCGAGGACCTGCTTCGGGCCGCACAGGAGCACGCGAACGCGCTCGGCGTCACCGGCATCCACGACATGTGTCGCCGGAGTCACAAGCCCCGCGTCTTCCGTGACCTCGACGCGCGCGACGAGCTAACGCTTCGTGTCCGACTCAACTACTGGGAGAACCACACCGACGCCGTCGTTGAGACGGGGCTGCGCTCGGGCTACGGGAGCCCGATGGTCCAGACGGGGGCGATAAAGACGTTTACCGACGGGAGCTTCGGCGGGCGCACGGCCAAGCTGCGTGAGCCGTACAGCGACGACGAGAGCACGGACGGTCAGTGGGTCGTCGACCCCGAAGAACTGGAGGGGATGGTCGCCGCCGCGGTGGAGGCGGACCTCCAGTTCACGGCCCACGCCATCGGCGACGCGGCCGTCGCCGAGACGCTGGACGTGCTCGCGGCCCACGATAGCGACCGGCTGCGCCACCGCATCGAGCACGCCGAACTCCTGACCGACGACCTCGTGGAACGGTTCGCGGAGACGGGCGTCGTCGCCTCCGTCCAGCCGAACTTCCTGAAGTGGGCGCGCGACGGCGGGCTGTACGAGTCGCGACTCGGTGACCGCCGCAGCGAGGTGATGCCGTTCCGCGAGCTGCTCGACGCCGGCGTCCCGCTCGCGTTCGGGTCGGACTGCATGCCGCTCGACCCACTCTTTGGCATCGAGCAGGCCGTCACCGCGCCCGAACCGAGCCAGCGGCTCACCGTCACCGAGGCGCTGCGCGCGTACACCTACGGCGGTGCCTACGCCGCCGGTCGCGAGGCGGAGTTGGGCACCCTCGACGTTGGAAAGCGGGCCGATATCGTCGTGCTCGACGAGTCGCCGTGGGAAGCCGCCGGAGACGCGGTGGCCGACATCGGCGTGACCCGGACGCTCGTCGACGGCGACACCGTCTACGAGGCGTAA